From one Mytilus trossulus isolate FHL-02 chromosome 10, PNRI_Mtr1.1.1.hap1, whole genome shotgun sequence genomic stretch:
- the LOC134688113 gene encoding uncharacterized protein LOC134688113, which produces MKNVSVNTIAKMDPPSPKYSKCHAAETKKCLGSNPDDCSYLFYNFQNGRIFDGNFLIMVLVMEEENFDEVPRYIRIGNTRNFDRDSGNQRLAETQNPGDIVSTVDLNLHRRNSLRSLVESSGFNSLSLRYDDHDDSSGIGNASVQHSVLQNREFSMSFASGQPLRNTLSSGYQSGRRMHFSSGHHSFSLGSRISEINEEPNSNINHTSLNLEVNGIDISENNVLQQGALDLSNHQVSTNVISTGTRDFGGENIQSETSTITIHNTESKTRSDDHSDLSANTPSQCSRNTSLNPTPLMSSELQTPWQCPRNTNLNPAPLMNSELQTPWQCPRNTNLNPAPLMNSELQTPWQCPRNTNLNPAPLMNSELQTPWQCPRNTSFNPAPLMNSELQTPWQCPRTTNLSPAPLMNSELKTPWQCPRNTNLSPAPLMNSELQTPWQCPRNTSLNPAPLMNSELQTPWQCPRNTNLNPAPLMNSELQTPWQCPRNTSLNPAPLMNSELQTPWQCPRTTNLSPAPLMNSEKQTPWQCPRNTNLSPAPLMNSEKQTPWQCPRITILNPAPLMNSELQTPWQCPRNTNLSPAPLMNSELQTPWQCPRNTNLSPAPLMNSEKQTPWQCPRTTNLSPATLMNPEVHTPWQCPRNTSLNPVSPFEKNCVPSVESRSQQLAASVTSNKENIPADAPFAANIQTNEPEIQLNLNGAQFNSHRQFIRRNDIMGENPDYANEDKFVLPDIDDIDEDHIFGDGSTDSQELNDHVGTEEDDENQREEDSCSYDSENQNPGKDPDYEI; this is translated from the exons ATGAAGAATGTTTCAGTCAATACAATTGCTAAAATGGATCCTCCCAGTCCAAAATATAGCAAGTGTCATGCTGCAGAGACAAAGAAGTGTTTAGGCAGCAATCCTGATGActgttcatatttgttttataattttcaaaatggtaGAATCTTTGATGGAAATTTTTTGATAATGGTTCTGGTTATGGAAGAAGAAAACTTTGATGAAGTACCTCGTTATATACGTATAGGAAACACCAGGAATTTTGATAGGGATAGCGGAAACCAGAGACTAGCAGAAACTCAGAACCCAGGAGATATTGTCTCCACAGTTGACTTAAATCTTCATCGTAGGAATAGCTTGAGATCATTAGTAGAAAGTAGTGGTTTTAATTCTTTATCACTCCGTTATGATGACCATGATGATAGTTCTGGTATTGGAAATGCTAGTGTGCAACATTCAGTTTTACAAAACAGAGAATTTTCAATGTCGTTTGCATCTGGACAACCTTTAAGGAATACCTTGTCATCTGGGTACCAGTCAGGCAGAAGGATGCATTTCTCATCAGGCCACCATTCATTTTCCCTGGGATCAAGAATTAGCGAAATCAATGAAGAACCAAATTCTAACATTAACCACACAAGTCTAAACTTAGAAGTCAATGGCAttgatatttcagaaaataatgtGCTTCAACAAGGTGCATTGGACTTGTCAAATCATCAAGTATCTACAAATGTTATATCAACAGGAACAAGAGACTTTGGTGGAGAAAATATTCAGTCAGAAACAAGTACTATCACAATACATAATACAGAAAGCAAGACAAGATCAGATGACCACTCTGATTTGTCAGCAAATACTCCCTCACAGTGCTCTAGAAATACCAGTTTGAATCCAACACCTTTGATGAGTTCTGAATTACAAACTCCCTGGCAGTGCCCTAGGAATACAAATTTGAATCCAGCACCTTTAATGAACTCTGAATTACAAACTCCCTGGCAGTGCCCTAGGAATACAAATTTGAATCCAGCACCTTTAATGAACTCTGAATTACAAACTCCCTGGCAGTGCCCTAGGAATACAAATTTGAATCCAGCACCTTTAATGAACTCTGAATTACAAACTCCATGGCAGTGCCCTAGGAATACAAGTTTTAATCCAGCACCTTTAATGAACTCTGAATTACAAACTCCCTGGCAGTGCCCTAGGACTACCAATTTGTCTCCAGCACCTTTAATGAACTCTGAATTAAAAACTCCCTGGCAGTGCCCTAGGAATACCAATTTGTCTCCAGCACCTTTAATGAACTCTGAATTACAAACTCCCTGGCAGTGCCCTAGGAATACAAGTTTGAATCCAGCACCTTTAATGAACTCTGAATTACAAACTCCCTGGCAGTGCCCTAGGAATACAAATTTGAATCCAGCACCTTTAATGAACTCTGAATTACAAACTCCATGGCAGTGCCCTAGGAATACAAGTTTGAATCCAGCACCTTTAATGAACTCTGAATTACAAACTCCCTGGCAGTGCCCTAGGACTACCAATTTGTCTCCAGCACCTTTAATGAACTCTGAAAAACAAACTCCCTGGCAGTGCCCTAGGAATACCAATTTGTCTCCAGCACCTTTAATGAACTCTGAAAAACAAACTCCCTGGCAGTGCCCTAGGATAACAATTTTGAATCCAGCACCTTTAATGAACTCTGAATTACAAACTCCATGGCAGTGCCCTAGAAATACCAATTTGTCTCCAGCACCTTTGATGAACTCTGAATTACAAACTCCCTGGCAGTGCCCTAGGAATACCAATTTGTCTCCAGCACCTTTAATGAACTCTGAAAAACAAACTCCCTGGCAGTGCCCTAGGACTACCAATTTGTCTCCAGCAACTTTGATGAACCCTGAAGTACATACTCCCTGGCAATGCCCTAGGAATACAAGTTTGAATCCAGTGAGCCCATTTGAGAAGAACTGTGTTCCATCTGTTGAAAGCAGAAGTCAACAGCTGGCAGCATCTGTCACttctaataaagaaaatatcCCTGCTGATGCTCCTTTTGCtgcaaatattcaaactaaTGAACCAGAAATCCAATTGAACCTTAATGGAGCTCAATTCAATTCACACAGACAATTTATAAGGAGAAATGACATAATGGGAG agaaTCCAGATTATGCAAATGAAGACAAATTTGTTTTACCA GATATAGATGATATAGATGAGGACCACATTTTTGGTGATGGATCAACAGACTCACAAGAATTGAATG ATCATGTAGGAACAGAGGAGGATGATGAAAACCAAAGAGAAGAAGACAGCTGTTCTTATGACTCAG aaaatcaaAATCCTGGAAAAGACCCTGACTACGAAATATAG